The Luteolibacter arcticus genome includes a window with the following:
- a CDS encoding lipopolysaccharide biosynthesis protein has protein sequence MNHKGLLARGVLLGYGALGAQVFYSFASIPLALAYLGKAEFALWSVISALVGYLSLAEAGMTNSFLRHLFECKGDQESGKYGRYFAAGLGALGLVALVMLAAGSAAAWVSPQLIGIPSDLRGIFVWVMLGQVAVSAVTMATRMLGAPLYIHHRQDLLQVCQIGLFVVYYTVLHLGFKAGWGIYAMLANQGAGLVWSISFNVIACVKLRLFPARGSLGLPTREEWNSVWAYSRDQFVIQVGGIVANGLPALLLPRLLGLEAVAVWAVCTRPFGIVRQLVVKPYDVALPMFCDIYVRGEKQQLTKRWTDVTQLVLAIAGCAFVVAAANNESFLALWTGGRMTWGVVNDWLWALKSYVSVAAVAAFGIVGIEKAVGRTKYVPFVESALMIALALVFVKFWGMGGLILATTLPQIFGSLWSGVSYLGRITGHSRKALLWNAILRPTFVLPLAIAAACGATLLTRTLPGYYGLMVSAAVGSAIALLCVAFLGVSPEVRDEIRGLVVRSVRRFLPSRRPAAATSEAE, from the coding sequence ATGAATCATAAAGGCCTGCTGGCTCGTGGCGTGTTGCTTGGATATGGTGCACTTGGAGCCCAAGTATTCTATTCGTTTGCGTCGATCCCGCTGGCCTTGGCCTACCTTGGGAAGGCCGAGTTCGCCCTGTGGAGCGTGATTTCGGCGCTCGTGGGATACCTTTCCCTCGCGGAGGCGGGGATGACCAATTCGTTCCTCCGCCACCTCTTCGAATGCAAGGGGGACCAGGAGTCGGGAAAGTATGGCCGCTACTTTGCCGCGGGACTCGGCGCGCTGGGTTTGGTCGCGTTGGTGATGCTTGCAGCCGGCTCGGCAGCGGCCTGGGTTTCCCCCCAGCTCATCGGCATTCCTTCCGACCTGCGTGGAATCTTCGTATGGGTGATGCTTGGCCAGGTGGCGGTCTCCGCCGTGACCATGGCGACCCGGATGCTGGGCGCGCCCCTGTACATCCACCACCGCCAGGATCTGCTCCAAGTCTGCCAGATCGGCTTGTTCGTGGTTTACTATACCGTCCTGCATCTGGGCTTCAAGGCCGGGTGGGGAATCTACGCCATGCTGGCCAATCAAGGTGCGGGACTGGTCTGGAGCATCTCCTTTAATGTCATCGCCTGCGTGAAGCTGCGCCTGTTTCCCGCCCGCGGCTCGCTGGGACTTCCAACGCGGGAGGAGTGGAACTCCGTCTGGGCCTATTCCCGCGACCAGTTTGTCATCCAGGTCGGCGGGATTGTGGCCAATGGCCTTCCGGCACTTCTGCTCCCGCGGCTGCTCGGTCTGGAAGCGGTCGCCGTGTGGGCGGTATGCACCCGCCCGTTTGGAATCGTGAGGCAGCTCGTGGTCAAGCCCTACGACGTCGCGTTGCCGATGTTTTGCGACATCTACGTCCGCGGGGAAAAGCAGCAGCTTACCAAGCGCTGGACGGACGTCACCCAACTGGTGCTTGCCATCGCCGGCTGCGCCTTCGTGGTCGCCGCCGCCAACAACGAGAGCTTCCTGGCTCTCTGGACCGGCGGGCGGATGACCTGGGGTGTGGTCAACGACTGGCTGTGGGCATTGAAGTCCTACGTGTCGGTGGCCGCAGTCGCAGCCTTCGGCATCGTCGGGATCGAAAAGGCGGTCGGGCGCACCAAGTACGTGCCCTTCGTGGAATCCGCCTTGATGATCGCCTTAGCGCTGGTGTTCGTGAAGTTCTGGGGCATGGGCGGACTGATCCTTGCCACCACCCTGCCCCAGATATTCGGAAGCCTCTGGTCTGGCGTGAGTTATCTGGGCCGGATCACCGGCCATTCCCGAAAGGCCCTGCTCTGGAATGCCATCCTCCGCCCCACCTTCGTGCTTCCGCTGGCCATCGCTGCGGCGTGCGGCGCCACCTTGCTGACGCGCACGCTGCCGGGCTACTACGGCCTGATGGTCTCAGCGGCCGTCGGGTCCGCGATCGCGCTTTTGTGCGTGGCCTTTCTCGGGGTCTCTCCCGAAGTGCGGGATGAAATCCGGGGGCTTGTGGTCCGTTCCGTAAGACGCTTCCTCCCCTCGCGCCGGCCAGCCGCCGCGACGTCCGAGGCCGAATAG
- a CDS encoding glycosyltransferase family 4 protein: MESGSPKRIALCIECPLGQHGGVEVLVRALIEGLHSHFEVCLVSQDTPATLRPVPCHEGLSGHFQWNPADHSGEQIERLIAWAKAERIELLHFHHGGTYGWNSRSWSHCVITAASQAGLRCVSTNHGAFGFWLFVGAQRSLPYRLAAMCLCLPAKLRQVAAVEWEATVSKHDYHAVRRWFFPVRSRFRQIYHSILDDSVLPERSKRPIILCLGTVGSRKGQPFLADAFGRIADKHPEWRLVIAGRHASDSTPAELAAAVARHGIADRVDILTDVSDDLARQLIAEAAVFGMPSLAEGLGLSLQEALYGRAACVGSRVGGIPDLIIDEKTGLLVPPANPEALAAALDRVMSDPALRQRLGNAGRQHVIDHEMTRVGMVRKHRELYLRSPIRTSA, from the coding sequence ATGGAGTCCGGTTCGCCAAAACGCATCGCCCTTTGCATCGAATGTCCCTTGGGCCAACATGGGGGCGTCGAGGTTCTGGTCAGGGCATTGATCGAAGGTCTGCACAGCCATTTCGAAGTTTGCCTGGTATCGCAGGATACCCCCGCAACCCTTCGCCCGGTCCCCTGCCATGAGGGCCTCTCAGGTCACTTCCAGTGGAACCCTGCCGACCATTCCGGCGAGCAGATCGAGCGGCTGATTGCCTGGGCGAAAGCGGAGCGAATCGAGCTGCTCCACTTCCACCACGGCGGGACCTACGGCTGGAATTCACGTTCGTGGAGCCACTGCGTCATTACCGCCGCCTCGCAAGCGGGCTTGCGTTGCGTCAGCACGAATCACGGTGCGTTTGGCTTCTGGCTTTTCGTCGGCGCGCAGCGGTCGCTTCCCTACCGCCTCGCGGCGATGTGCCTTTGCTTACCGGCCAAGCTCCGGCAGGTGGCGGCGGTCGAGTGGGAGGCCACGGTTTCCAAGCACGACTACCACGCGGTGCGCCGCTGGTTCTTTCCTGTCCGTTCACGGTTCCGCCAGATCTACCATTCCATTCTCGACGATTCGGTCCTGCCCGAACGTTCAAAACGGCCGATCATCCTGTGCCTCGGCACCGTCGGCAGCCGCAAGGGGCAGCCATTTCTCGCGGACGCTTTCGGCCGCATTGCCGACAAGCACCCCGAGTGGCGTCTGGTCATCGCCGGTCGCCATGCCTCGGACAGCACGCCGGCAGAACTCGCCGCAGCGGTCGCAAGGCACGGCATCGCCGACCGGGTGGATATCCTGACCGATGTCTCCGACGACCTGGCGCGCCAGCTCATCGCCGAGGCGGCGGTCTTCGGCATGCCCTCCCTCGCGGAAGGGCTCGGGCTTTCCCTCCAGGAGGCGCTCTACGGGCGTGCCGCCTGCGTCGGCTCCCGGGTCGGCGGGATTCCCGATCTAATCATCGATGAGAAAACCGGCTTGCTCGTGCCGCCCGCGAATCCCGAGGCCCTCGCCGCGGCGCTTGATCGCGTGATGAGCGATCCGGCCCTGCGCCAACGGCTTGGCAATGCCGGGCGCCAACATGTGATCGACCATGAGATGACCCGCGTTGGCATGGTGCGGAAGCACCGTGAGCTCTACCTTCGATCCCCTATCCGCACCTCCGCGTGA
- a CDS encoding acyltransferase family protein, producing MSSPRGKIVALESLRGYLAMWVVAQHLIDFCGGHLAAHPWGSVLAESKFAVQGFMILSGFVIAHLITARRESYGVYMGRRLFRIYPVLLLAAISGILLHQVVGVLLHQWWPSFFTTPKLAHFAAQWEATDGQFSGNCLAVLTMTNGLIPPSLLPYAPTAFIGVLWSLSLEFQFYVVAPLLHRLLNHNVLSRVGLLVGLAIFLAIRQPLFGQMKMLTYPSFLPFSIEFFVIGMVSHSVYLWICRHTGSLREVFADSSFSLVALVIVAILLVTGDDLRSLAKGHLTDYTGRWTAIIIWILMMAWLTDGLAGRTGLAQRIGKFLFESRWPLYLGKISYSVYLWHVPVILAVQWFLYQKGLAHTWQDCLIWTTAIALPLTFVLSVASYHLVELPFIRLGSKWFHSKPIAP from the coding sequence GTGAGTTCGCCCCGCGGAAAAATCGTCGCCCTCGAGTCGCTGCGCGGATACCTCGCCATGTGGGTGGTCGCGCAGCACCTCATTGATTTCTGCGGCGGGCATCTGGCGGCGCATCCATGGGGTAGCGTCCTGGCCGAATCGAAATTCGCGGTCCAGGGCTTCATGATCCTGAGCGGCTTTGTGATCGCCCATCTGATCACCGCGCGCCGCGAATCCTATGGTGTCTACATGGGTCGACGGCTATTCCGGATTTACCCGGTCCTGCTGCTTGCCGCGATCAGTGGAATCCTCCTTCACCAAGTGGTCGGTGTGCTTCTCCATCAATGGTGGCCTTCCTTCTTCACGACGCCGAAGCTCGCGCACTTCGCGGCGCAATGGGAGGCTACTGACGGCCAGTTTTCCGGGAACTGCCTGGCGGTCCTCACCATGACGAACGGGCTGATCCCCCCTTCGCTCCTCCCTTACGCGCCCACGGCTTTCATCGGTGTCCTCTGGAGCCTTTCGCTGGAGTTCCAGTTCTACGTGGTCGCACCCCTGCTGCACCGGCTGCTCAATCACAATGTGCTCTCCCGGGTCGGGCTCTTGGTCGGGCTCGCGATCTTCCTGGCGATCCGCCAGCCGCTGTTCGGCCAGATGAAGATGCTGACCTACCCGTCCTTCCTTCCATTCAGCATCGAGTTCTTCGTGATCGGGATGGTTTCGCACTCGGTCTATTTGTGGATCTGCCGCCACACCGGTTCCTTGCGTGAAGTGTTCGCGGATTCTTCCTTCAGCTTGGTCGCACTGGTGATCGTCGCGATCCTTCTCGTGACTGGCGACGATCTGCGCTCCCTGGCGAAAGGGCATCTAACCGACTACACCGGCCGATGGACGGCCATCATCATCTGGATCCTGATGATGGCATGGCTGACGGACGGGCTTGCCGGCCGCACCGGACTCGCCCAGCGGATCGGGAAATTCCTCTTCGAGTCGCGCTGGCCGTTGTATCTCGGGAAAATCTCCTACAGCGTTTACCTCTGGCACGTTCCCGTGATCCTCGCCGTCCAGTGGTTCCTCTACCAGAAGGGACTCGCTCACACCTGGCAAGACTGCCTGATCTGGACGACGGCAATTGCCCTCCCGCTGACCTTCGTTCTGTCCGTGGCCAGCTACCACCTCGTCGAGCTGCCATTCATCAGGCTCGGATCGAAATGGTTCCACTCCAAGCCGATTGCCCCCTGA
- a CDS encoding FkbM family methyltransferase: MTRLAELINKLISPLGVKLSRVRRRVLPVLRPGIVQAKVGSATLAMPADSTIPFEYAVNPDYGSQIGRLAGYLKETTGEYLAIDVGANVGDTLAIIRQAADVPVMCVEGDPKCAALFRENSRIYDRVELVDTFLSESEGNENVTVQKDGWNATLIPEAGGAPMSFRTLDSVASGRSLPCGLLKLDVEGYEWKILRGARELLTKDQPVICIEYNIRHSGFPPEEFVRGMEGLRDLGYDQVIVYESQGALLSTFSLSDGWEDYLDLHHFLRLGLSPVLYVDLTIFPSSKGKLGGDFAAKERLRIRNAAK, translated from the coding sequence ATGACCCGCCTCGCCGAACTGATCAACAAGCTCATCTCCCCCCTCGGTGTCAAACTCTCCCGGGTCCGCCGTCGCGTCTTGCCCGTCTTGCGCCCCGGCATCGTGCAGGCCAAGGTAGGCAGCGCCACTCTGGCGATGCCGGCGGACAGCACGATCCCCTTTGAGTATGCCGTCAATCCCGACTACGGCTCGCAGATCGGACGACTGGCCGGCTACCTCAAGGAAACCACCGGCGAGTATCTCGCCATCGACGTGGGTGCCAACGTGGGCGATACGCTTGCCATCATCCGTCAGGCCGCCGACGTGCCGGTGATGTGTGTGGAAGGCGATCCGAAATGCGCCGCGCTATTCCGCGAGAACTCCCGCATCTATGACCGCGTCGAGCTTGTGGACACGTTCCTCTCCGAGTCGGAAGGCAATGAAAACGTGACCGTTCAAAAGGACGGCTGGAACGCCACCCTGATCCCCGAGGCCGGGGGCGCGCCGATGTCCTTTCGCACACTCGACTCGGTGGCTTCCGGACGGTCCCTGCCGTGCGGGCTGCTCAAGCTGGATGTCGAAGGTTACGAATGGAAAATCCTGCGCGGTGCGCGCGAGCTGCTCACAAAGGATCAGCCGGTGATATGCATCGAGTACAACATCCGCCACTCGGGATTCCCGCCGGAGGAATTCGTGCGGGGCATGGAAGGCCTGCGCGATCTCGGCTACGATCAGGTGATCGTGTATGAGTCCCAAGGGGCTCTCCTCAGCACCTTCTCACTGTCGGATGGATGGGAAGACTACCTGGACCTCCATCATTTCCTCCGACTCGGCCTGTCACCGGTGCTCTACGTGGATCTCACGATTTTCCCTTCTTCCAAGGGGAAGCTGGGCGGGGATTTTGCCGCCAAGGAACGGCTGCGCATTCGCAACGCAGCGAAGTGA
- a CDS encoding glycosyltransferase family 4 protein, translated as MPDPRFVITVPFRTDYYNNYARVLDAGGRLRKCLLWTRKGIPGIAPEKHSLCPPLGLLAYAGAKCLSPFAAESFRFSLHPAFDRWSRTKLVPGDHVLSSYGYANSCFRHARRHGGKTFLDGGNSHPENFWNLLTEEHRTWGCNYPPISRQHYRRALAMMEDVDYVLSPSEFVTKSFLERGFRDDQILRVFFPVDLSVFGSLRTPRPADRPFTVINTGGLSLRKGTPYLLESFRLIRQAIPNARFLLTESITDSIKPILAHYNDLPIEWASYLPESELAERLRSADLFILPSLEEGLVRTALQAMACGLPVILTPNTGANDYVEEGVNGSVVPLRDPQAIARAAEWWWEKIRNGYQVPDDRIGEQLSFGRLEQVLNQHLQRIGE; from the coding sequence ATGCCCGATCCTCGTTTCGTGATCACCGTTCCCTTCCGGACGGACTACTACAACAACTACGCCCGCGTCCTGGATGCTGGAGGACGCTTGCGGAAATGTCTCCTCTGGACGAGGAAAGGCATCCCGGGAATTGCCCCGGAGAAGCACAGCCTTTGTCCTCCTTTGGGCCTCTTGGCTTACGCCGGCGCGAAATGCCTGTCGCCCTTTGCCGCCGAGTCGTTCCGTTTCTCGTTGCACCCTGCGTTCGACCGTTGGTCCCGGACCAAGCTGGTGCCCGGCGATCACGTGCTATCGAGCTACGGTTATGCCAATTCCTGCTTCCGCCACGCCCGCCGTCATGGAGGCAAGACGTTCCTGGATGGCGGGAATTCCCATCCTGAGAACTTCTGGAATCTCCTGACCGAGGAACACCGCACCTGGGGCTGCAACTACCCGCCGATCTCGCGCCAGCACTACCGCCGGGCACTGGCGATGATGGAGGACGTTGACTATGTCCTTTCACCCAGCGAGTTCGTCACGAAATCATTCCTGGAACGCGGATTTCGCGACGATCAGATTCTCCGGGTCTTTTTTCCTGTCGATCTTTCGGTATTCGGTTCGCTGCGAACTCCACGCCCCGCCGACCGGCCGTTCACCGTGATCAACACGGGCGGACTTTCGCTGCGCAAGGGAACGCCCTACCTGCTTGAATCGTTCCGGTTGATCCGTCAGGCGATTCCCAACGCGCGATTTCTCCTGACGGAATCGATCACGGATTCGATCAAGCCGATCCTGGCGCACTACAACGATCTGCCGATCGAATGGGCATCCTATCTGCCGGAATCCGAATTGGCGGAGCGACTCCGCTCCGCCGACCTGTTCATCCTGCCTTCGCTTGAAGAAGGTTTGGTACGCACCGCCTTGCAAGCCATGGCCTGCGGCCTTCCCGTCATTCTCACTCCCAATACCGGGGCCAACGACTACGTGGAAGAAGGCGTGAACGGCTCTGTGGTCCCACTGCGCGATCCCCAGGCAATTGCCCGGGCCGCCGAATGGTGGTGGGAAAAAATCCGGAATGGCTACCAGGTTCCGGATGACCGGATCGGCGAGCAGCTCTCGTTCGGAAGGCTGGAGCAAGTGCTCAACCAGCATCTGCAGCGGATCGGCGAATAG
- a CDS encoding acyltransferase: protein MPVKPIILRTIRTLSVAWLRWKGCETAGSAIVNGFPYIRRKGSGRIVIGENVTINAARWSNWLGVSGSMTLSVEDGAVLELKRGAGVSSLQIVANVGIEIGEDSLIGAGCLLCDSDMHEIPLGSARPVAMAPIKIGRQVFIGAHSIILKGVTIGDGAVVGAGSVVTSDVPAGALVAGNPAKVIRLVSAPPI, encoded by the coding sequence ATGCCAGTCAAACCCATCATCCTCCGGACCATCAGGACTCTCTCCGTCGCTTGGCTTCGGTGGAAGGGGTGCGAAACGGCCGGCTCCGCGATCGTCAATGGATTCCCGTACATCCGCAGGAAGGGCAGTGGCCGGATCGTGATCGGCGAAAACGTTACGATCAATGCGGCCCGGTGGTCGAACTGGCTGGGAGTTTCCGGCTCGATGACACTCAGTGTCGAAGACGGCGCCGTTTTGGAACTCAAGCGCGGTGCCGGCGTCTCGTCCCTGCAGATCGTCGCCAATGTTGGCATCGAGATCGGCGAGGATTCGCTGATCGGCGCAGGCTGCCTGCTGTGCGACTCCGACATGCACGAGATCCCCTTGGGCTCCGCAAGGCCGGTGGCGATGGCACCCATCAAAATCGGGCGGCAGGTTTTCATCGGAGCACACTCCATCATCCTCAAAGGCGTGACCATCGGAGATGGGGCCGTGGTGGGAGCTGGATCGGTAGTAACGTCGGATGTGCCGGCCGGGGCTCTGGTAGCAGGCAACCCGGCCAAGGTGATCCGATTGGTCTCAGCACCGCCGATCTGA
- a CDS encoding FkbM family methyltransferase — MAFDRALTGSSRPASIRALVAGIRHDLFYSLLHRPIDGLEDLGDPTDSCNWTVLTRGLGPDSVVYSAGIGRDISFEHAIADRFGPKIHLLDPSPTGMETMELPEHQRPEFEYHQLALAGYDGELELAPPPNPAEGSWVSRDRDPSEPSATGTPIRVPCETVGSLMKRLGHQHIDLLKIDIEGAEYGVLDSLLKDGTPVRQIAVEFHNGVLAGIPRSLTIRMLGRLFTRGYRIIHKGGSNHTLLRKEDL, encoded by the coding sequence ATGGCATTCGACAGAGCACTCACTGGGTCCTCCCGGCCCGCTTCGATCCGGGCACTGGTTGCCGGAATACGGCATGACCTCTTCTACTCCCTGCTTCACCGCCCTATTGACGGGCTCGAAGATCTTGGAGACCCGACCGATAGTTGCAACTGGACCGTCCTAACCCGGGGCCTCGGTCCCGACAGCGTGGTTTACAGCGCCGGAATCGGTCGTGACATCAGCTTCGAGCACGCGATCGCCGACCGCTTCGGGCCCAAGATCCATTTGCTTGATCCTTCGCCAACGGGAATGGAAACCATGGAGCTGCCGGAGCATCAGCGGCCCGAATTCGAGTATCATCAGCTCGCGCTCGCGGGCTACGATGGTGAACTGGAACTCGCTCCGCCACCGAATCCCGCTGAAGGTTCATGGGTATCCCGCGATCGCGACCCTTCGGAGCCGTCCGCGACGGGCACACCGATCCGCGTGCCCTGCGAAACGGTGGGAAGCCTGATGAAGCGCCTGGGGCACCAGCATATCGACCTTCTCAAAATTGATATCGAAGGAGCCGAGTACGGCGTGCTGGACTCGCTTCTGAAGGATGGAACGCCGGTGCGCCAAATCGCGGTGGAGTTTCACAATGGCGTACTTGCGGGCATCCCCAGAAGCCTGACCATCCGGATGCTGGGCAGGCTCTTCACGCGCGGTTACCGGATCATCCACAAGGGGGGCAGCAACCACACGTTGCTCCGGAAGGAGGACCTGTAG
- a CDS encoding glycosyltransferase family 4 protein — translation MTGKKRCRIAILADFPWGALEGKATGRGGGQGCTWLPQLAERFADFTEFEIHWIVLDRRGASEIVLEQFGQHFHRLRASSMSVDLALGNLPARRILKKFLRRLKPDLVHAWGTELIYPAALRDFDGPTILSMQGVLTEYQKIGGLPQDWRWRRMVAGEPAMIRSATIVTCESEWGIARVKEIDPSAECRLVEYGVHPRFYEVPWQPTASEPYVLYVGGAGSRKGFDLLVEAMKILPGRTWELRLAGDEEMKHAVDAAGLKNVRCLGLLPWDVMQRELQGAWAFVLPTRGDTSPNSVKEARVIGLPVITSRHGGQAGYIVNGINGRIVDPLDAEGLAAALSDVMQDLDRAQALGRGHHEEDRAYLRPDRTAQGFAAIYRELANLP, via the coding sequence GTGACCGGTAAGAAACGCTGCCGAATCGCAATCCTTGCCGATTTCCCGTGGGGTGCCCTCGAAGGCAAAGCCACGGGGCGCGGCGGCGGACAAGGATGTACGTGGCTTCCGCAACTTGCGGAACGCTTCGCGGACTTCACGGAGTTTGAAATCCACTGGATCGTTCTGGATCGCCGCGGGGCCAGCGAGATCGTGTTGGAACAGTTTGGCCAACATTTCCACCGCCTGCGCGCATCGTCGATGAGTGTGGATCTCGCCTTGGGCAACTTGCCCGCGCGCCGGATTCTGAAAAAGTTCCTGCGGCGCTTGAAGCCCGACCTCGTCCACGCCTGGGGGACCGAGCTGATCTATCCGGCAGCCCTTCGCGATTTCGACGGGCCTACGATCCTTTCCATGCAGGGTGTGCTTACCGAGTATCAGAAGATCGGCGGCCTGCCGCAGGACTGGCGATGGCGACGCATGGTGGCCGGCGAACCCGCGATGATCCGGTCCGCCACGATCGTCACTTGCGAATCCGAGTGGGGAATCGCGCGGGTCAAGGAGATCGATCCCTCCGCGGAGTGCAGGTTGGTGGAGTATGGCGTGCATCCACGCTTCTACGAGGTCCCTTGGCAACCCACTGCCAGCGAGCCCTACGTTCTCTACGTGGGCGGAGCGGGTAGCCGGAAGGGCTTCGACCTGCTTGTGGAGGCGATGAAGATCTTGCCCGGGCGTACCTGGGAGCTGCGGCTTGCCGGAGATGAAGAGATGAAGCACGCCGTGGATGCCGCCGGCTTGAAGAATGTCCGCTGCCTCGGACTCCTGCCATGGGATGTCATGCAGCGGGAACTGCAGGGCGCCTGGGCCTTCGTGCTGCCCACCCGCGGCGACACCAGCCCGAACTCGGTGAAAGAAGCGCGCGTGATCGGGCTACCGGTGATTACCAGCCGCCACGGTGGCCAGGCCGGCTACATCGTGAATGGCATCAACGGCCGCATCGTCGATCCCCTGGACGCCGAGGGACTCGCGGCCGCCCTGTCCGATGTGATGCAAGACCTAGACCGCGCCCAAGCGCTGGGCCGCGGACACCATGAGGAAGATCGCGCCTATCTCCGCCCCGACCGGACCGCCCAAGGCTTTGCCGCGATCTACCGCGAGCTGGCAAATCTACCATGA
- a CDS encoding glycosyltransferase family 8 protein, with protein sequence MNPTPPALNLLITSDSGYAPMVACLLASVRQHLPKEMDLEVYWLHVDGSVPAREQLARFCEESLERCRLHISSLDTLPADIKAQVEALIGSNDSSWGPALCFAAPFILPLILPESVKRAIFVDADVIALGDISELTTIPLDGFPAGFVRAPLKHFNKRLGLERYGNSGLIVVDVDAWKEAEVSKGAIDYLHKISGAWSANYPDQDALNHTLADANGNAKWKELHPKWNACAPLFTHPRWRLQYDPIDIGEVKLLHYCGAKPWAKVPATLLGRIARKKGIRFGPTKPAHPHSDLFYDVLARTPFSAPR encoded by the coding sequence ATGAACCCAACCCCTCCCGCTCTCAATTTGCTGATCACAAGCGACTCGGGTTACGCGCCCATGGTTGCCTGTCTCCTGGCTAGCGTTCGCCAGCATCTCCCGAAGGAGATGGACCTCGAAGTATACTGGCTTCACGTTGATGGCTCAGTGCCAGCGAGAGAGCAATTGGCTCGGTTCTGCGAGGAATCCTTGGAACGCTGCAGGCTTCACATCTCGTCCCTCGACACGCTGCCGGCCGATATAAAGGCCCAGGTGGAAGCCTTGATTGGGAGCAATGATTCATCGTGGGGACCGGCCCTCTGCTTTGCCGCACCTTTCATCCTGCCGCTGATCTTGCCTGAATCCGTCAAAAGGGCGATCTTCGTGGATGCGGATGTGATCGCCTTGGGAGACATCAGCGAACTGACGACCATTCCGCTTGATGGATTCCCTGCCGGCTTTGTCCGGGCGCCTCTCAAACATTTTAACAAGCGCCTCGGACTTGAGAGATACGGCAACAGCGGCCTTATTGTCGTCGATGTCGACGCTTGGAAAGAGGCGGAAGTTTCCAAAGGCGCGATCGATTACCTTCACAAGATCTCCGGTGCGTGGTCCGCCAATTATCCCGATCAGGATGCCTTGAACCACACCTTGGCTGACGCCAATGGAAACGCGAAGTGGAAGGAACTGCATCCCAAATGGAACGCGTGTGCCCCGCTGTTTACCCACCCGCGGTGGCGCCTCCAGTACGATCCGATCGACATTGGTGAGGTGAAGTTGCTCCACTACTGCGGAGCCAAGCCTTGGGCAAAGGTGCCGGCAACCCTGCTTGGCCGGATTGCCCGCAAGAAGGGTATCCGGTTCGGCCCGACCAAGCCGGCTCACCCGCACTCGGACCTTTTCTATGACGTCCTGGCCCGCACTCCTTTCAGTGCCCCACGGTAG
- a CDS encoding FkbM family methyltransferase, translated as MKRLVKSYLKKLRGEGLGRSVTALARWSLCSIIPQDWIYKVMRRRHEFLSIKLDRQLDSTVKYGQFKGLKFSAESSWSLEDRAGMLLGLYEKEVLEELQQSSDKHGIFVDLGAADGYYGVGVLVSDMFRTAYCFEATEAGQNAIKTNARLNGVSDRIVVKGIATKDFHKEFPPADIQSCVILVDIEGGEFGLFDEETFRAFSGAVIIIEIHDFLVDEGKAKVQRLLDAAAHTHRYKKIVTGSRDLSGFPEVADYIDYDRWLICSERRRQLPSWIRFDPLAPAHDGTLTP; from the coding sequence ATGAAGCGACTCGTTAAATCATACCTGAAAAAGCTACGCGGTGAAGGCCTTGGCCGGAGTGTGACGGCGCTCGCCCGGTGGTCACTTTGCTCGATCATCCCGCAAGATTGGATCTACAAGGTGATGCGGAGAAGGCACGAGTTTCTTTCGATCAAGCTCGATCGCCAATTGGACTCGACCGTCAAGTATGGCCAATTCAAAGGGCTCAAATTTTCAGCTGAATCTTCTTGGAGCCTCGAAGACAGGGCCGGGATGTTGCTCGGCCTCTATGAGAAAGAGGTCTTGGAAGAACTGCAGCAGAGTTCTGACAAGCACGGCATCTTTGTCGACCTTGGCGCAGCCGATGGCTACTACGGCGTGGGCGTCCTGGTGTCCGACATGTTCCGCACCGCATACTGCTTCGAGGCCACTGAGGCGGGTCAGAATGCGATCAAGACGAACGCCCGCTTGAATGGTGTTTCCGACCGTATCGTGGTCAAAGGAATCGCCACCAAAGACTTCCACAAGGAGTTCCCTCCCGCTGACATCCAGTCCTGCGTGATCCTGGTCGACATCGAAGGGGGTGAGTTCGGCCTCTTCGATGAAGAAACATTTCGCGCATTCTCCGGCGCAGTGATCATCATTGAGATTCATGATTTCCTCGTGGACGAGGGAAAAGCCAAGGTCCAGCGACTCCTGGATGCTGCGGCTCACACTCACCGGTACAAGAAGATCGTCACAGGCTCCCGCGACCTGTCCGGCTTCCCCGAGGTCGCGGACTACATCGACTACGACAGGTGGCTCATTTGCTCGGAACGACGGAGACAGCTCCCGAGCTGGATCAGGTTCGATCCACTCGCACCGGCACACGACGGGACTCTAACACCTTAA